In Pungitius pungitius chromosome 2, fPunPun2.1, whole genome shotgun sequence, a single window of DNA contains:
- the LOC119211489 gene encoding chloride anion exchanger-like isoform X1, with amino-acid sequence MVTLRKQYAVVRPVYSEDSLAEDHNKVYRQRKTIVDHMREYLTWDSKRAKNAAVSLLPVIGWMRTYRVREWLLGDVVSGISTGMVAIMQGLAFSLLASLPPSYGLYTAFFPMLTYFFLGTSRHISVGSFPVLSLMVGAVVTRLVPEVGPPANITGFEDLTQDQQRVLVASSVTFLMGIFQLAMGIFQVGFIVVYLSDTLVSGFTTAAAIHILVSQLKFVLGLTVPGINGPLSVIYTLKEIFDQITSTNICDLVMSIVIMMVVFIVKELNEKYKAKLPVPIPIEVFMTVIACGVSYGFNFKTRYDVAVVGKMVSGYESPIAPNMEVFQESAVEAFPSAIVGFAVAFSVAKVYSIKHDYTIDGNQELIAFGVSNIFGASFRSFAASTSLSRTAVQESSGGKTQIAGLISAMMAMIVTLALGFLLEPLPTSVLGALVIVNLKGMLMQFREIPYLWMRDKPECVVWVGTCLGATLLGLDLGLAVGLGVELLTVVYRTQFPRCSVLANIPGTDLYKDHKDYMHISEMQGVKIFRIPSPIYFANIEFLRDKLVETVGFNPLRVLKKRNKALRKINKLLQKKEDVVTAKELFGATDESGMNMEEQDRPSDLPFRVNWRAELPVDVTVPRVDLHSLILDFSAVSFLDISALKGLKAVLKEFIRVDVEVYIVSCDESILEKLHSCRFFDEEILTSMLFPSLHDAMLHVQDKSKDRGRGWVVREAICATTKHACRSPVQQQSVMEKRGQVLTQVATGGKVTKPELLLSDKHVLRA; translated from the exons ATGGTGACGTTGAGGAAACAATATGCGGTGGTCAGACCCGTATACTCAGAGGACAGCTTGGCTGAAGATCACAACAAAGTTTACCGGCAGCGCAAAACCATCGTGGACCATATGAGAGAGTATCTGAC CTGGGATTCAAAACGTGCCAAGAATGCAGCAGTGTCTCTACTGCCCGTCATCGGCTGGATGAGGACCTACCGCGTCAGAGAGTGGCTGCTGGGCGATGTGGTGTCTGGGATCAGCACTGGAATGGTGGCCATCATGCAAG GACTGGCCTTCTCTCTGCTGGCCTCGCTGCCCCCGAGCTACGGCCTCTACACAGCCTTCTTCCCCATGCTAACGTACTTCTTCCTTGGTACTTCGAGACATATATCCGTAG GCTCTTTCCCAGTCCTGAGCCTGATGGTGGGAGCTGTGGTGACACGCCTGGTCCCAGAGGTTGGACCACCAGCCAACATCACTGGCTTTGAAGACCTGACCCAGGACCAGCAGAGAGTCCTAGTGGCCTCCTCTGTAACCTTTCTTATGGGGATATTCCAG CTGGCGATGGGTATTTTTCAGGTGGGATTTATTGTCGTGTACCTGTCCGACACTCTGGTGTCCGGCTTCACCACAGCAGCTGCCATACACATCCTGGTCTCCCAGCTCAAGTTTGTGCTCGGGTTGACTGTTCCCGGCATCAACGGTCCACTCTCTGTCATATAT ACATTGAAGGAGATCTTTGACCAAATCACCTCCACCAACATCTGTGACCTGGTGATGTCCATAGTGATCATGATGGTTGTGTTCATCGTGAAGGAGCTCAATGAAAAATACAAAGCCAAGTTGCCTGTTCCCATTCCCATTGAAGTTTTCATG ACTGTCATAGCTTGTGGGGTGTCCTATGGGTTCAACTTCAAGACGAGATATGATGTTGCTGTTGTTGGCAAAATGGTCAGCGG ATATGAATCTCCCATTGCGCCTAACATGGAAGTCTTCCAGGAAAGTGCTGTGGAGGCCTTTCCTTCAGCCATAGTCGGGTTTGCTGTTGCCTTCTCTGTGGCCAAAGTCTACTCCATCAAACATGATTACACGATTGATGGGAACCAG GAGCTCATCGCATTTGGGGTTAGTAACATATTTGGCGCAAGCTTCAGGTCGTTTGCAGCCAGCACATCGCTCTCCAGGACGGCCGTGCAGGAGAGCTCGGGAGGCAAAACACAG ATTGCAGGCCTGATCTCAGCTATGATGGCGATGATTGTAACTTTGGCACTTGGCTTCCTGCTGGAACCGCTTCCCACT TCTGTCCTGGGGGCCTTGGTCATCGTCAACCTGAAGGGCATGCTGATGCAGTTCAGAGAAATCCCGTACTTGTGGATGAGGGACAAACCAGAATGT GTTGTGTGGGTGGGAACATGCCTGGGGGCCACCCTGCTGGGACTGGATCTTGGTCTGGCGGTGGGTCTGGGTGTTGAACTGCTCACCGTGGTGTACAGGACTCAGTT CCCCCGCTGTTCTGTCCTGGCTAACATCCCAGGGACCGACCTCTACAAAGACCATAAAGATTACATGCAT ATATCTGAAATGCAGGGAGTGAAAATCTTCCGGATACCCTCGCCTATCTACTTTGCCAATATTGAGTTCTTGAGGGACAAGCTGGTAGAAACT gtcgGGTTTAACCCTCTCAGGGTTTTGAAAAAGAGGAACAAGGCTCTCCGGAAAATCAATAAACTGTTGCAGAAAAAGGAGGATGTCGTTACAGCG AAAGAGTTATTTGGTGCCACTGATGAGTCTGGCATGAACATGGAGGAGCAGGACCGGCCCTCTGACCTTCCTTTCCGGGTGAATTGGAGGGCAGAGCTTCCCGTTGACGTCACTGTTCCCAGAGTGGACCTCCACAGCCTGATCCTGGACTTCTCTGCCGTGTCTTTCCTGGACATCTCTGCTCTGAAGGGACTCAAAGCG GTACTCAAAGAGTTCATCCGCGTTGATGTGGAGGTTTACATCGTCTCTTGTGATG AGTCCATCCTGGAGAAACTACACAGCTGTAGGTTCTTTGATGAGGAGATTCTCACCTCCATGTTGTTCCCGTCCCTTCATGACGCCATGCTACATGTGCAGGACAAATCAAAGGACAGAGGTCGAGGCTGGGTGGTAAGGGAAGCTATCTGCGCTACAACTAAACATGCATGCAGAAGCCCAGTACAGCAACAGTCAGTCATGGAGAAAAGAGGTCAGGTTTTGACTCAGGTTGCCACCGGAGGAAAGGTCACAAAGCCTGAGCTGCTATTGTCAGATAAGCATGTTTTAAGAGCTTGA
- the LOC119211489 gene encoding chloride anion exchanger-like isoform X2: MVTLRKQYAVVRPVYSEDSLAEDHNKVYRQRKTIVDHMREYLTWDSKRAKNAAVSLLPVIGWMRTYRVREWLLGDVVSGISTGMVAIMQGLAFSLLASLPPSYGLYTAFFPMLTYFFLGTSRHISVGSFPVLSLMVGAVVTRLVPEVGPPANITGFEDLTQDQQRVLVASSVTFLMGIFQLAMGIFQVGFIVVYLSDTLVSGFTTAAAIHILVSQLKFVLGLTVPGINGPLSVIYTLKEIFDQITSTNICDLVMSIVIMMVVFIVKELNEKYKAKLPVPIPIEVFMTVIACGVSYGFNFKTRYDVAVVGKMVSGYESPIAPNMEVFQESAVEAFPSAIVGFAVAFSVAKVYSIKHDYTIDGNQELIAFGVSNIFGASFRSFAASTSLSRTAVQESSGGKTQIAGLISAMMAMIVTLALGFLLEPLPTSVLGALVIVNLKGMLMQFREIPYLWMRDKPECVVWVGTCLGATLLGLDLGLAVGLGVELLTVVYRTQFPRCSVLANIPGTDLYKDHKDYMHISEMQGVKIFRIPSPIYFANIEFLRDKLVETVGFNPLRVLKKRNKALRKINKLLQKKEDVVTAKELFGATDESGMNMEEQDRPSDLPFRVNWRAELPVDVTVPRVDLHSLILDFSAVSFLDISALKGLKAVLKEFIRVDVEVYIVSCDESILEKLHSCRFFDEEILTSMLFPSLHDAMLHVQDKSKDRGRGWVLGESRL; this comes from the exons ATGGTGACGTTGAGGAAACAATATGCGGTGGTCAGACCCGTATACTCAGAGGACAGCTTGGCTGAAGATCACAACAAAGTTTACCGGCAGCGCAAAACCATCGTGGACCATATGAGAGAGTATCTGAC CTGGGATTCAAAACGTGCCAAGAATGCAGCAGTGTCTCTACTGCCCGTCATCGGCTGGATGAGGACCTACCGCGTCAGAGAGTGGCTGCTGGGCGATGTGGTGTCTGGGATCAGCACTGGAATGGTGGCCATCATGCAAG GACTGGCCTTCTCTCTGCTGGCCTCGCTGCCCCCGAGCTACGGCCTCTACACAGCCTTCTTCCCCATGCTAACGTACTTCTTCCTTGGTACTTCGAGACATATATCCGTAG GCTCTTTCCCAGTCCTGAGCCTGATGGTGGGAGCTGTGGTGACACGCCTGGTCCCAGAGGTTGGACCACCAGCCAACATCACTGGCTTTGAAGACCTGACCCAGGACCAGCAGAGAGTCCTAGTGGCCTCCTCTGTAACCTTTCTTATGGGGATATTCCAG CTGGCGATGGGTATTTTTCAGGTGGGATTTATTGTCGTGTACCTGTCCGACACTCTGGTGTCCGGCTTCACCACAGCAGCTGCCATACACATCCTGGTCTCCCAGCTCAAGTTTGTGCTCGGGTTGACTGTTCCCGGCATCAACGGTCCACTCTCTGTCATATAT ACATTGAAGGAGATCTTTGACCAAATCACCTCCACCAACATCTGTGACCTGGTGATGTCCATAGTGATCATGATGGTTGTGTTCATCGTGAAGGAGCTCAATGAAAAATACAAAGCCAAGTTGCCTGTTCCCATTCCCATTGAAGTTTTCATG ACTGTCATAGCTTGTGGGGTGTCCTATGGGTTCAACTTCAAGACGAGATATGATGTTGCTGTTGTTGGCAAAATGGTCAGCGG ATATGAATCTCCCATTGCGCCTAACATGGAAGTCTTCCAGGAAAGTGCTGTGGAGGCCTTTCCTTCAGCCATAGTCGGGTTTGCTGTTGCCTTCTCTGTGGCCAAAGTCTACTCCATCAAACATGATTACACGATTGATGGGAACCAG GAGCTCATCGCATTTGGGGTTAGTAACATATTTGGCGCAAGCTTCAGGTCGTTTGCAGCCAGCACATCGCTCTCCAGGACGGCCGTGCAGGAGAGCTCGGGAGGCAAAACACAG ATTGCAGGCCTGATCTCAGCTATGATGGCGATGATTGTAACTTTGGCACTTGGCTTCCTGCTGGAACCGCTTCCCACT TCTGTCCTGGGGGCCTTGGTCATCGTCAACCTGAAGGGCATGCTGATGCAGTTCAGAGAAATCCCGTACTTGTGGATGAGGGACAAACCAGAATGT GTTGTGTGGGTGGGAACATGCCTGGGGGCCACCCTGCTGGGACTGGATCTTGGTCTGGCGGTGGGTCTGGGTGTTGAACTGCTCACCGTGGTGTACAGGACTCAGTT CCCCCGCTGTTCTGTCCTGGCTAACATCCCAGGGACCGACCTCTACAAAGACCATAAAGATTACATGCAT ATATCTGAAATGCAGGGAGTGAAAATCTTCCGGATACCCTCGCCTATCTACTTTGCCAATATTGAGTTCTTGAGGGACAAGCTGGTAGAAACT gtcgGGTTTAACCCTCTCAGGGTTTTGAAAAAGAGGAACAAGGCTCTCCGGAAAATCAATAAACTGTTGCAGAAAAAGGAGGATGTCGTTACAGCG AAAGAGTTATTTGGTGCCACTGATGAGTCTGGCATGAACATGGAGGAGCAGGACCGGCCCTCTGACCTTCCTTTCCGGGTGAATTGGAGGGCAGAGCTTCCCGTTGACGTCACTGTTCCCAGAGTGGACCTCCACAGCCTGATCCTGGACTTCTCTGCCGTGTCTTTCCTGGACATCTCTGCTCTGAAGGGACTCAAAGCG GTACTCAAAGAGTTCATCCGCGTTGATGTGGAGGTTTACATCGTCTCTTGTGATG AGTCCATCCTGGAGAAACTACACAGCTGTAGGTTCTTTGATGAGGAGATTCTCACCTCCATGTTGTTCCCGTCCCTTCATGACGCCATGCTACATGTGCAGGACAAATCAAAGGACAGAGGTCGAGGCTGGGTG TTGGGAGAAAGCAGACTCTAG